A single window of Mugil cephalus isolate CIBA_MC_2020 chromosome 1, CIBA_Mcephalus_1.1, whole genome shotgun sequence DNA harbors:
- the LOC125018229 gene encoding probable G-protein coupled receptor 139, whose product MLSRSSAFYLMAISVADNLVLIFIVVLELSFKYHQKEPYWSYEPWCSLRDIFNYGAYNASTWLVVLFTVERFVAIHTWKIKTKICTPRCAACTIVSIFVFSHLFAIPYYWSNDSVYENNQTTCIYAQEAPSHFIHTLVWFQTLQSYILPFLIILTLNGLTLRLISLRNRVHISTEATSRVQRVKPLLRSRMRKSVVLLVTVSMSFVLLSVTRAITQIVLRTTDMYTLDRNDYNLGVNIAADTGTMLSLSNAAANMYLYVCTQSKFRQEFLACVRRVTCCCKTKP is encoded by the coding sequence ATGCTCTCCAGGTCCAGCGCCTTCTATCTGATGGCCATCTCTGTGGCTGACAACCTTGTTCTGATCTTCATTGTGGTTCTTGAGCTTTCTTTTAAGTACCACCAGAAGGAGCCATATTGGAGCTATGAGCCATGGTGCAGCCTCAGAGACATTTTTAACTACGGAGCCTACAATGCCTCAACATGGCTGGTGGTTCTCTTTACAGTGGAACGTTTTGTCGCTATCCACACCTGGAagattaaaactaaaatctgcACTCCAAGATGCGCAGCATGCACTATAGTATCCATCTTCGTCTTCAGTCACCTATTTGCCATTCCTTACTACTGGTCTAATGACTCAGTCTATGagaacaaccagaccacgtgcATATATGCGCAGGAGGCCCCGAGCCATTTCATTCACACCTTGGTTTGGTTTCAAACACTGCAGTCCTACATACTCCccttcctcatcatcctcacaCTTAACGGGCTGACCCTACGTCTGATCTCTCTCAGGAACCGGGTTCACATCAGCACAGAGGCGACTTCCCGGGTTCAGAGAGTCAAGCCTCTACTTCGCTCCAGGATGAGAAAGTCTGTGGTCCTTTTGGTGACCGTATCCATGAGTTTCGTGCTGCTCTCCGTCACCCGTGCCATAACTCAGATCGTCCTCCGCACAACTGACATGTACACCTTGGATCGCAACGATTATAATCTCGGGGTGAATATAGCAGCAGACACTGGCACCATGCTGAGCCTGAGCAACGCTGCAGCTAACATGTACCTGTATGTGTGCACCCAGTCCAAGTTCCGCCAGGAGTTCTTAGCTTGTGTCAGACGAGTTACCTGCTGCTGTAAAACAAAACCGTAG